tttaattatgtgttgttgttttttgtagaaaatttttaagaaatttaatttttacatctaaatatagtacttTACACTTAAAGCTtttattaatgaaatttgatataACTTTTGCAAACAGATCTTCAAAAGGTAACGAACAACAACGATGCTTTTTACGACAACGAGGATATTAAAACCAGCCCAAAGCAACATTTTAATATACAagtttcagatttggctaaaaatcgAGCTATCTCACTATTCGATATTATTCCGAAAAATCGTTCCTGTGCCGAGGCATATATTGAACCTCACTGGTGTGCCTGCTTGAATTGGCAGCAGCTGAATGTTAGCATTGAGACTGGGCCATTGCTGAAGGCGGCCGGAAGCATTATCGCCACAATTAATACTGCCACAGAAAATTTTCGCGAATATTGTGAACCTTTGCAGTTGAAACAGATCAACTGGGCCATGCGTTTGACGCCCCACAGTGCCTTGTTAGCTTTCAAGCGTAATGCCGATGTTGATGGCTACATGGCCGAAATGGGTGACAATACACATACATCAGAAGTGGTCTATCAATTGCAAATAATGGTATCACCCGGCGATTCACTGTTCGAGGCCAGCGTTTATCACAACTTGGAGACTTTGTCAATGCACACTAAGCTAACGGAGGTGTCGCGTGTCAACAAATACGGCTCCCAAGCCAATTGTATATACGAACGCAATCCGGAATTGCGTAAGTACTGCTACTGCAAGCAGTAGTCCAAGGCGATAGCCTTAGTCCTTATTAGATCTTAAGTTTggtgtttattttatttccaagccaaagatattttaagaattgtgtccttatttttgttttaaagccaagtttaatttttgtaaagtGGTATTTTCTTTTACCTCAAAActgtttttatataattttagaaGATAAGAAAGAGAGCGACCAATCATCTCGAAATAgactatattttatttatatatactgTTTTTAAGCAACACAACCATGACCAATCAAACGATGACTTTATATATTAAGATTAACCAGTAAAGATGATGTAAGTTCtccttttttgtagaaaatatcattaaaatattACGACTTTCATAGAATATTTAGCTcttaatttaaatgttttttacaACACTTTACAGCGCCATCTTTTGTCAATCTACGAAGGAAATATAACACTGATTGGCATTATATGTTTTTGTTGAAAGACAATCCGAACCACCGTCTCAATGGAGAAGAGACACCAAATTCGTGAACTCCCGAAATGCGAAATGCTTTTTCGTTTATGGAATACAAAGTTTTGGGCAGGTTAAGgaattttcggagtaaaattttaactAACAAATTGTTCGATTTAAAGATTTCTCGTGTTGCTCCGAAACGCGGAaagcctttacattttcgaaatacaaagttttgggcgagttatggcattttagTTCGTGTTCCTCCGAAAAgcatttacatttttgaaatttaaagttttgagcgaGTTAtgacattttcggagtaaaattttagttcaaatatttttcGAATCTTTGTCTATTTTCCAGCGAAAAcgaattaaatttcaaattacatcgaataattttttaggtcttcgaaatcgaaattttcaatgggctacctTCCCCCTTGtcaaaaatttccgaaaaaaataaaaactcgatttctaaaaaatttgtaaaaaaatgatTTCTCGGGATCTCCCCAAATTCGGAATgccaaaagtttttcaaaattcgaagttttgggcgagttatgtcattttcggagtaaaattttaattcaaatatttttcgaGTATTTGCCTATTTTTCAACGAAACCAACAGTTTTTGATTAAAACCGAATAATTGATGTATAAACTGCACTTTGGAATggaaatccgaaacattttcaGGATtttgaaaatctaaattttcaaaGGGCTATTATACCCTAGCCAAAATTTCCGCAAAAAataaagttggatttctaagaaatttttaatagataaaATTTCCTCGTGATCCCCCGAAATGCGGAATGTCTTtagtttttcgaaattcgatgttttgggcgagttatgatattttcggagtaaaattctagaacatatatttttttaatttgtgccAGTTTTTCAACGAAAACAAAGCGGTTTTCGCTATAAGTCGGGTAATTGAGGTATAAACTACACACTGGAATGCAAATCagcaaaattgtaaaatttttgaaagtggaaatttttaatgggctatacccagtcaaaaattttcgtacgaaataaaaagttcgacttACCACATGTTTGTAAcagaaaatgattcctcgttatCTCCTAACATGCGAACTGCtttaacattttcaaaattcgaaattttatgcgagttatggcattttctgagtaaaattttagtaaaaatattttttgataattttccaGTTTTTTAACGAAAACAAAGCAATATTCGCTTAAAATCATATAATTGAGGTATAAACTGAAGACTGGAATgcaaatcagcaaaatttttaattttttgaaaattgaaatttttaaaattttcattaaaaattaaaaagtttgacttctctgaaatttttaacatagaATAATTGCTTGTGATCTTCCGAAATGGGgactgcctttacattttcaaaATTAGAAGTTTTTtgcgagttatggcattttcggagtaaaatttttgtaaaattattttttgattatttgcCAGTTTTTTAACGAAAACAAAACAGTATTCACTAAAATCATATAATTGAGGTATAAACTGAACACTGGAATGCAAATcagcaaaatattaaatttttcgaaaattgacATTTTCAATGAGCTATAATACCCttgtcaaaaattttcgtaCGGAATAAAAAGTTCGACTTCCCAGACATTTGTAAAAGAAAATGTTTCCTGGGGATCTCCCAAAATGCGAAATGCCTTTactttttcgaaattccaagttttggaCGAGTTATGGTATATTCGGtttaaattttagttcaaatatttatggatTCCTTGCCTATTTTTTGGGTCAGTTCTTGATACTATTTACGCTTTCACCCCTTGAAACATTAAATTATCACGCGAAtgaaagttcaaaatttcatcatgacAATTAAGGAGATTATTTGCGATATTGTAACTTTAAACAACTTTTTAAGATACATTTTTAGAATCCTTCATTGGGATTTGTttactttcataaaaattttagatCATTGTTATAAGCACAAAAAATCTCCCGCTATAAGTGGTGAGATTATAACCAATATaaagttttcttatttttttttaatagaagtaTCATTAGTCGGATACTTCTTCCTTCAATTTTTATccttagttttattttatttatacaaatatatttttaactttttgccATCTAATATCTAAGTGAAGATGTATTCTATTAGTAAAGAAAAGATATTCaaataagtatttttttttgtaacaacaaataaaataccAGAAACAAATGCCTTTTGGTTTTGTGTGGTGTAAAAAATGCGTTTTATTTTGTCTTAACAATGCAGTTAAATTCTTAAAAAAGAAGTTTAGCGACAAAAGAAACTTGATTTCTTTCATATTTGTGTTCCAAAAAAACCACAATCTATATAACATAAGAATAACATGGGATTCGACGACATGGCGCGGAAtcgtttttgttgctgttgtttttctGATGTTACGCATAGGACTATTGGCGACCATGGATAAAGAATGTAgctgttgttgcttttgttgatgttgttgttgatcgAACATAattgtaaaattatttattttggaGGATGGGTTGGCTATATTAGAGGAAAATTATTTGGAGGCGGGTGCTGCAGCTGGAGCATTACGGTCAATAACAGGTTGTATAGTTTTGCCACCGAAGATTTGACCCCAACCAATTAAactgtaaagaaagtaaatacaagattaaaaaaatttttaaagaaaaaaatgtacagCTGTTTTAAAAAGAAGCAATACTGAGCTTTCCCCACAATATTACCATACAATGGTAAAGCATTAACTGCTCCACGGAACATTCTATCTATCGAATGAACAAAGTAAGCTTTTACTTGAATCTTACTCATAAGTGTGCTTTACGCCGTACTCATTTGTTGTGGGTATGTAAAGCATCATTTGAGCATTCCATTTTACAAATCTCGTTGATGAAAGTATTAGTGGACCAGAATCTAGTGAAATACTTTAACAGCATCACACATTTTTCTGACTTTTATTATAATATAATGAATCTGGTAACGGATATCAGAGTTTGAAGAATgaagaaaacagctgatttgatgaagggaaaacagatgattgaGCCATTAAAACAGGTTTTAATGATAAGTGTAAACGTGGTTTTAGACCCTTAAAGCACGTTTTATTCTAAAACCTACAAATACATGTTCTGTATATCGATTTTGACaagtccgtttgtccgtccaaatttgaatttggcTTTTTGGTTAGGGAGGGGTAGTTTTAAAACCATTTTCATTAGGGAGAAGAACTTTTAAAACCCTTTTCCTTAGGCAGGTGTAGTTTTaaaaccctttcccttaggcAGGGGTAATTTTaaaaccctttcccttaggtaGGGGTAGTTTTAAAACCCGTTCCTATAGGGAGAGGTAGTTTTAAACACCGTTTCCTAAGGTAGGGGTAGTTTTAAAACCATTATCCTTAGTGAGGGATAGTTTTAAAACCATTATCCTTAGGGGGGTAGTTTTAAAACCCGTTCCTTAGGTAGGGGTAATTTTAAAACCATTATCCTTAGGGAGGGGTAGTTGTAAAACCTTTATCCCTAGGATGGGGTAGTTTTAAACCCCTTTTCCTACGGGTAGAGTAGTTTTAGGACGCTTCCCCTTGGGGAAAGGTGGTTAAAACCCCATTTCCCTAAGGTTGGAGTATTTTTTAGAGCCTTTCGCCTCGGTAATAATAGTTTTAAgaccctttcttttggggaaAGATAGTGgaattttccttttccattgagAAAGATATTTTAAGACCCTTTCGCCTTGGTAATGATAGTAGTAAGaccctttccattggggaaATATTGTGgaattttccttttccattgagAAAGATATTTTAAGACCCTTGCCATTGGGGAAGGATAGTTGAATTATTcttttcccttagggaaggaTAGTTGCATTATGATTTTTCACTTGAAAATTAATATAAAGTTGTTGCCAATAAAAGACTCAAGTTTATCTTTACAACTTCTTAAATCTATCTTtagttaataaaaaaatttttgcgacAATTAATTCAATTTACTTTTACGAAAGTCTGCAGCTGAAAGCTGAACCACTCACGAGCAACTAGGTGTTGCCACAAATAGTTGAATTATCCTTTTCCTTGTATTATCTTTTTCCCTCCTTATTCATACCATACTAAAATAAATTCGATTCTCGCTGGGTTTATTTTTAATCctcgaaaaatcaaaattcaagGCTGATTTTGCGTTAAGAGTACAAAAAATACAACGTTGTTATTCAACTTACTTAGCAGCTGAATGTTCAAAACACTGATATTGACtgcacttaaaaaaatttccaacgttatactaatttttatatcaaggtTTTATCTCCTGGTAACCCAACTGCAGTTTAGTTGCGATCCATAATCGAACCATAAATTATCTTAAACGCAGTGTAACACTTCCCATTTAAGCCTAATACTAAACTTGACTTTCGCCttaacaactgtcaaaacgcatttaaaaaaatggtgacgaagaaaatgcgaaaaCACTCCGTAGAAGTCGCtgatgttgtagcagtgtattgtataatgaggcggcagcccttgccaatgaaggactGCCATGAgcctaaaaccaaaaactaagttccgatcgttttatatgggaccaAATATAACTAGGCTTCCCGAGTCTGtcgttagtttaggttaggttgagaagagggagcagatattaatccgccccatgccactatggacatacacctaagccagtaattgtgcgctctaaaaactaaaaagtaacctccgaaaagaaaatctatgtataATAAGAAATTCCGTGCCACTAAAAAATCCTTTGTTTTCTCTACCACTCCGCCATGTCTGGTATAATGTCCCAACCTaaataccggtgtctgttagaaagccgggcaatgacatagtaaatgctccaacgtctcatcatcttccccacatgccctaagtgagctcgtagtcctgtgtcccgttatgacaccaaaagccatactgaccttcttcttgcttccttgCCGTCGCTAAAACCCAAAAGCTCAATGTTGAATTTCGTTCCATGTTTTCTTGGGTAAAACTTTATGGAATTAGTCGTGGATTGTGATTTTGACAACCGCCAAAATTAACCCGCCTTAGTCCAGAAACCTAGTTTTAATGTAAACACCCAAAGCGAGGGAGATAGTCCCCAATAACTTAGAAAGTAATTTGTAAGTGGTGTTACCATATGTGCCGACCAGTGtcgccgtttttggtaggtttcaaCCAAAATTGGCAGGTTGGTGGCTgtcctcaatttttggtaggtttttccaacatttaaATACCAAATTAATAACTGAAGAAATCGTCGGAGGTAACTCAAATTTACTTCACTTTTTGTCGTTTCTGTGTTTTCGTTAAAAGTGCAGAATAAAATCATGGATTTCGAGGGGTcaaatactgttacaaggggtctgcttaaaatttcaggaaaaagggCGTAAGATGTGactggtacgagtgttaagaaatctctttgaaatttcttaaatttcaacgaaaaacaggcctaaacaaacaaacaaatttggtccgatctggccCGTACTCACTGTAAAGGCGAAAAAGGCTAGTAAAAGCGCATTTCTGAGcacaaacccttaaatcgtgagatcgcttTATCCCAACTCGGCACGGTCGTTCATCAAGATATGGGTATCCTTCAAGAAACAGACGGGGACGTGTCTAGAtcgtatatatattgggttgcccaaaaagtaattgtcggtaatatagtagtaatatagtcggcgttgacaaattttttcaacggcttgtgactctgtaatcgcattctttcttctgtcagttatcagctgttacttttagcttgctttagaaaaaaagtgcgcgaaattttgtttacatttgtttgtttggcctcaattttaatatgggtaccgcatgtattgaaagaaattcatttaacacaccgaatcaacgcttgtgatatgcaccttaaacgcaatgaattcgatccgtttttaaaacgaatcataactggagatgaaaaatggattgtttacaacaacgttagtcgaaaacgatcatggtccaagcatggtgaaccagctcaaaccacttcaaaggctgatatccaccaaaagaaggttatgctgtctgtttggtgggattggaagggtgtggtacattttgagctgcttccaaggaaccaaacgattaattcggatgtttactgtcaacaattggacaaattgaatacagccatcaaggagaagcgaccagaattggtcaatcgtaaggtgtcatattccaccaggacaacgctagaccgcacatatctttggtcactcgccaaaaactgagtgagcttggctgggaacttttgatgcatccaccatatagccctgaccttgcatcatcagactaccatttatttcgatcttggcagaactccttaaatggtaaaggctataaaatcgcacttggttcagttttttgcagataaaggccagaagttctatgagcgtggaatactaaacttgccaggaagatggcaaaaggttatcgaacaaaatggcaattatatatttgattaaagttcattctaagttttattataaatgcatttactttcttttaaaaaatccgcaattactttttaggcaacccaatataatcgtGATCTGGGATGTATACTaagatattcatttacaggtagtggcagttgcccaacaataaaatattgagtgcactatttttcaaaatcagtgattagtacaactctgattttgagaatGTTACtaattcgcgccatttttcgttgtttgtgtgtatggttcttaactataatacacacacacaaacaaaactcgttgacagatcgAGTACTTCGCGTGAAATAATTGTACTCAGCTCTTTACGGCACACTACTTGGTAATTatagctgtgttcgggaactcaaaaatttgtgcaaatttgcatgattattaaatttgtttcatttttatttatttctaatgaagattcaaggcagcagctagtgttcaggtacagaaactcgccaaatgaagttgtaattttaccttaagtcggttgttctacattagaaggtgcaagtgcaaaatttgcggaattatttggaaaatcttaaaaaattataacattgtatccttccagacaccaagaaaagagcaatgatcagtttcttaagtgttttgatggaatcatcctcatcagagagctacgatgaaaacaaaacacagttcctttgaatttgttaaggagggaagacGCTGCCATGGTATTTAGagtgtctggctgggcagttaaaagtTACGCACAGtgagattggaaaaaattagtgcaaattagtctgccaattatgaacggatacagatatcttcaatgaaaACACAGTGTTTGTAGCCGTCACATGACaaaatagaaagctcccttagcctcacatcagtggtcgcgggaatttttctagccacaatatccagaagcattaggtggatagccaccgtagcgcagaggttagcatgtctacatatgacgctgaaggccatGGTTCGCATCCTGCgaaaccataaaaaaatttttttcagccgtggttttcctctcttaatgctggcaacatttgtgagatactgtgccatgtaaagcttctctccaaagaggtgtcgcactacgtcgttcggactcggctataaaaaggaggacctttgtcattgagcttaaaacttgaatcggactgcactcattgataggtgagaaatttgcccttattccttagtggaatgtttatgggaaaaatttgcatttgcattaggTGGATATAGTCCAAGGTTCCTTTGTCAGCACACCAAGTGCTGTCGACAAGGGACTTGAGAacgttgtttctacttttgtcggtctgtacgacttccccttgcccgtgtcctttccaggtttcagttGCGGGATCACACTGTCCATCTTCCAAatatcgggtactataatagtgttaagacaggctgaggacagttgtaaggtattcGACTCTAGgaagatccagattcttcatctTCAGAGTAGAGATTCCGTCTGGGACCAGCACGACTTGgctccacggatgacattcgtagctaAGTGCACTGTCAGTTGTAatggctgtccagcggcacggagatGGCTCCCCTTCTAGGCTTGTCACTCTCGGAttaataaattgacgtttatctaaggaaaatacctcatAAGTAtcgctttttgttttttatttaaaaacaattgttttcccCAGCAAGCAATCGAAATAAgctaccaaaacaaaaatcagctgttgttctgcaaattttcactggaagtcgttcgcgtacttttgcttgcaaattttttaaagagcgTAAAATGGCTCTTgatctcctgcaaatttttactggaaaagtacgcgaacagaccttatGTCGGGTTGaaaatgtgttgcaaatggaatggccaAATGGCCACTtcctggtgggtataaaaacgaataccccaattttggcttaaagaacatttggtgggttttggtagGATTTATCTCAAATTCTggtgaaaataattttcttgagtggcaacactggtcccAACTCACACTGGTAAGTACAGCTCGCTACCATTTTCTCTTCCAGTTGGCACTGTTAACTTTCTTTTTATcataacaacaaagaaaaatacaaaatcaCACTTACCGCCAATGTTTTTCCACACGTCGACTTAAAGCAATCTTCTCCCCCTTCTCCGTACACACAGGTGTAGTCAGgacaattttggccaaatctcCTTTGGTTGCCGATATACGGCCACCTGTACTAAGAGATCCAATGTTTACCAGGAGAATTTCTCCCTTAACAAGTTTCTCAACACGAGCACCCTTCTTGTCGCCATCTGTGCGTACACCCAACAAACGGCGCAACAAATAACACGAAATTTCCAATTCTATAAAGATATCAGGCAATTGTCCAACAGCACCCAAAACTTGACCCACTAAACGATCTGCACGGCAGAGAGTGGGATCGATTCGAGTGCCAACACCAATCAGACCACCGGGAACTGCATATTGCAGTTCATTGTGTTCAGCGTACAGTGAAACGATACGCGAGAAAATAGGACGACAGGTAATGTTGCCTTCGCTGTCCTTCGTCACAACGCCGGGGCGCACTTCGATCTCTTGGCCAACTTTAAGGACACCGGCCAAAATGGAGCCACCAGCGACACCACCTTTCAGATCGTTAACTTCACAGCCAGGTTTGTTGACATCAAACGAACGAATAACAATAAGTCGTGGTGGTGCATTGAAATCGCGCTGTGGTACAGGAATTTTATTAACAATATACTCGCACAAGacctgcaaaaaaacaaaacagataaaaataaaatgtttaataattCGAATTGAAATAATGTTAGAAAACAATATGGTATTGGAAATCTGAAATTTTGaggaatatattttaatttgaatAATAACTTAAAACACGACAGGGATCGTAGCTGACCTAGgcaacagcacaacaacagaaTTCAGtaatattcaaagaaaaaatttcaccctGAGATCATTCTGGTAAAATCTATTTAGAATGTcaatttgaaattgctgtaacttccttagatatgtaaaattcaaaattctggAAATACCATGGAATTCGAGAGCTATAGATGTTTCCATATTAATGCTTAAATTTTTTAGTATTCAAAATATaagcaaaatacaaatttttatgacatcaAAAGTCCGAGTTCTAAAATGCTGCAACAGGCCCTTGTTCTATTCTGTTTGCCGAGACTCTATCCATAATCGGTCGGTGTCTGTGAGATGTAACAACCGGTGCATAGAATAGGTGGCTCTTTCAGTATAGTCATCATACCGACTACGTTGAAAGGCGACAACGTAGTCAGCAGTGCGCTaaaaacgttgttgttgttatagcagtttgttgtgttctatcttatGTCtccttgattctgttgagtggcAAGATGCAGAGTGCAGGGAGATGcagggtgcgtccagagggatctgggtctgagtcgagtgggtctggctgggcagttaaacaggtgacgtatatcgtgtggtcacaatcgggacatacatcttgcacgtcggcatcaattcttgctccataggagttgaggcggcagcatatgccggaacgtaattgagccataaCTATTATGGGTTGCCTGagaaggtcaatttcttcaggtgcaataggaggcggtcgttctccaagaactacagtcacccggtagctatttaccgcatctgctatcgtgtctgcatgaacgttgtctagacccgcttgatctagaggttttctcttgtagctctgaacctcacgctctagatcatgtagatctaccttaaggcttctgggcggtggatatctatccacaagataatgatttggatggtctccacGATAACAGACCAAAAGGtactgcttagacagcatgtagttatgtcttcgcattgGTAGGATCTTTCTCTCCTGATGgaagtggtccacatgagaactgggGAGACACAGCCCGTCGCAAAAAAGTTTGCCTGCTTTGcggagaaataaaaaaattgcaactATTGACGAGGTAATATTAGAGAAATCATGCACTTCGCCGGAAACAAGGTTTTTATGATCCGGCATACGAAGTAGAGGTAGTGGATTGGCTTTTTTGACACACCATTTCGTGCACCCCTATCCCTACATAGAATGTACAGTGGTAGACGTCAAGCCTATAATTGCCGAGATAACTGCTTCCTTGCTAAAATCGCTTGGCATTAGAATACTTTAATGTGGCGACCCTAGAATCTGGGGCTAGCGCCGCCCGCGCTTGCGCAATCTCTACTGAAGAACCAGAATACCCGGACAAAGTCACCAACTTGTCTCTGaccactcttatagtaccccatGTCTGGAAAATGTGCAGAGGGAAGCTAGAAAATGATATAATCGCTTGGCACTAGGAGTCTATAATGCGTATGACGAGTTATGGCATTCTCTCCTATGTAACGAGCAGAAGTAGCAAAGTAAATGAATATCCACCAGAATTATGAGTGATTGCTGCAATTTACCAGACCCATCCATACTGAACCTAGAATCAGGAAATCAATAGGATTGTCAACCAATATACATGTAACGCTTGAATCATTGTTAAAGTACGTTCCCTGATCGATCTTGCTCACCAAAGCGAGGTTTCAAGGGCCGCTACCCCCATATGCAAGTACTTATGTGGCTACACCACCAACTGCAGCGTAAGTGCCGGTATTGATCATTTGTTGATAATAGCCCCTCAGACACTTTTGCTGACGTAGCAGCTGGGTTGATCAACCTTTGAGCATCGTCACATGGTCGTTGACTCCAAGCCAATAAacaaccatcacaatttactgtgGACGAAATTACGCAATCGGCTTCGCTTAGTCGTCCAATGTACTTGGTGCGGATGGAATCTCTGATGACAGTAGACATAGATCCAGTCCAGTCCACAAGAAATTGGGGACAGAAGGTGCATTATGGATGAGAAGCTCTTCCTGGATTTGTTGGTCATTTTCAAGTGGGATAGAATGAACAGAATAGAATTTAACGCAAAGAAGACGTAGTGCAAATTCTTGCCTCACAAgatattcactgacc
This Stomoxys calcitrans chromosome 2, idStoCalc2.1, whole genome shotgun sequence DNA region includes the following protein-coding sequences:
- the LOC106088297 gene encoding eukaryotic translation initiation factor 2 subunit 3 isoform X2; this translates as MSTAEAQINVNTNLQQQDLNNLNVSNLTPLSPEVISRQATINIGTIGHVAHGKSTVVKAISGVQTVRFKNELERNITIKLGYANAKIYKCDNPKCPRPASFISDSSSKDDNFPCARPACSGRFRLVRHVSFVDCPGHDILMATMLNGAAVMDAALLLIAGNESCPQPQTSEHLAAIEIMKLKQILILQNKIDLVKESQAKEQYEDITKFVQGTVAEGAPIIPISAQLKYNIDVLCEYIVNKIPVPQRDFNAPPRLIVIRSFDVNKPGCEVNDLKGGVAGGSILAGVLKVGQEIEVRPGVVTKDSEGNITCRPIFSRIVSLYAEHNELQYAVPGGLIGVGTRIDPTLCRADRLVGQVLGAVGQLPDIFIELEISCYLLRRLLGVRTDGDKKGARVEKLVKGEILLVNIGSLSTGGRISATKGDLAKIVLTTPVCTEKGEKIALSRRVEKHWRLIGWGQIFGGKTIQPVIDRNAPAAAPASK